A genomic stretch from Microbacterium proteolyticum includes:
- a CDS encoding 5-formyltetrahydrofolate cyclo-ligase: protein MPDRIEQAKRALRADLRERRQAVSAPARERAEAGVTQQLDALVEHLGARSISCFLSTPTEPGTHAFVAGAVARGIRVLLPITREDGLLDWSVATPGAEIAEGLFGIPEPVGDVLGPIAVNDVDLLIIPAAAVDRSGMRLGWGRGYFDKTLGSMEKCPPVYAVIFDSEFVDDVPRDVHDQPVTGVVTPTRTLAIAAPSA, encoded by the coding sequence ATGCCGGATCGCATCGAGCAGGCCAAACGCGCACTGCGCGCCGATCTGCGCGAACGTCGGCAGGCGGTGTCCGCCCCTGCGCGCGAGAGAGCCGAAGCGGGCGTGACGCAGCAGCTCGACGCTCTCGTCGAGCACCTCGGCGCCCGCAGCATCTCCTGCTTCCTGTCGACGCCGACCGAACCCGGCACGCACGCGTTCGTGGCCGGCGCGGTGGCGCGCGGCATCCGGGTCCTGCTCCCCATCACCCGGGAGGACGGCCTGCTCGACTGGAGCGTCGCGACTCCCGGCGCCGAGATCGCCGAGGGGCTCTTCGGAATCCCCGAGCCGGTCGGCGACGTCCTCGGCCCCATCGCGGTCAACGACGTCGACCTGCTCATCATCCCCGCCGCCGCCGTCGACCGCAGTGGGATGCGGCTGGGCTGGGGCCGCGGCTATTTCGACAAGACGCTCGGCTCGATGGAGAAGTGCCCGCCGGTGTACGCGGTGATCTTCGACTCCGAATTCGTCGACGACGTCCCCCGCGACGTGCACGACCAGCCCGTGACGGGCGTGGTCACCCCCACGCGGACGCTGGCGATCGCCGCCCCCTCCGCCTGA
- the galU gene encoding UTP--glucose-1-phosphate uridylyltransferase GalU — protein MPHKPFKAVIPAAGLGTRFLPATKAMPKEMLPVVDKPAIQYVVEEATGAGIDDVLIIIGRNKNNIANHFDSMPELEAKLREKGDDDKLGKVQHSSDLADIHLVRQGEPRGLGHAVLRAQSHVGDHPFAVLLGDDLIDERDPLLTTMMEQYDKRGATVIALMEVDPEHIHLYGVAAVEPTEEDGVVKVTKLVEKPKAEDAPSNLAIIGRYVLGPDVFGILEHTEPGKGGEIQLTDALEELATGGGDGGGVYGVIFRGRRYDTGDRVDYIKAIVQLASDRDDLGPALRPWFKEFAQGL, from the coding sequence ATGCCTCATAAGCCCTTCAAAGCCGTCATCCCGGCCGCTGGTCTCGGTACCCGTTTCCTTCCCGCCACCAAGGCGATGCCGAAAGAAATGCTCCCGGTCGTCGATAAGCCGGCCATTCAGTACGTCGTCGAAGAGGCGACGGGGGCCGGCATCGATGACGTTCTGATCATCATCGGGCGGAACAAGAACAACATCGCCAACCACTTCGACTCCATGCCGGAGCTCGAGGCGAAGCTGCGCGAGAAGGGCGATGACGACAAGCTCGGCAAGGTCCAGCACTCGTCCGACCTCGCCGACATCCACCTCGTGCGTCAGGGCGAGCCGCGGGGTCTCGGTCATGCCGTGCTCCGCGCGCAGAGCCACGTCGGCGACCACCCCTTCGCCGTCCTGCTGGGCGATGACCTCATCGACGAGCGCGACCCGCTGCTCACCACGATGATGGAGCAGTACGACAAGCGCGGCGCCACGGTCATCGCGCTGATGGAGGTCGACCCCGAGCACATCCACCTCTACGGTGTCGCGGCGGTCGAGCCCACCGAGGAAGACGGTGTGGTCAAGGTCACCAAGCTCGTCGAGAAGCCGAAGGCGGAAGACGCGCCCTCCAACCTCGCGATCATCGGCCGCTACGTGCTCGGTCCCGACGTGTTCGGCATCCTGGAGCACACCGAGCCGGGCAAGGGCGGCGAGATCCAGCTGACCGACGCGCTCGAGGAGCTCGCCACGGGTGGCGGCGACGGCGGCGGTGTGTATGGCGTCATCTTCCGCGGTCGTCGTTACGACACCGGTGACCGCGTCGACTACATCAAGGCGATCGTGCAGCTCGCGTCCGACCGCGACGACCTGGGCCCGGCCCTTCGTCCCTGGTTCAAGGAGTTCGCGCAGGGTCTCTGA
- a CDS encoding FmdB family zinc ribbon protein, whose product MPTYSYACKQCGHRFDAVQSFSDAALTECPECGGEVRKQYGSIGVTFNGAGFYRTDSRTTSSNASAGGSSSSSTSSKSETKASAPSSAS is encoded by the coding sequence ATGCCCACCTACTCCTACGCCTGCAAGCAGTGCGGCCACCGTTTCGACGCCGTGCAGTCCTTCTCGGACGCCGCCCTCACGGAGTGCCCGGAGTGCGGCGGCGAGGTGCGCAAACAGTACGGTTCGATCGGCGTGACCTTCAACGGAGCGGGCTTCTATCGCACCGACTCGCGCACGACGTCGTCGAACGCAAGCGCTGGCGGCTCGTCGTCATCTTCGACATCATCGAAGTCGGAAACGAAGGCGTCCGCCCCGTCCTCGGCCTCCTGA
- the mscL gene encoding large conductance mechanosensitive channel protein MscL yields MIKGFKEFILRGNVIDLAVAVVIGAAFTAIVNAMVQGLINPLIGFLFQVGDLSDLNLTVNTIFGGTSTFEFGNILVAIINFLAVAAIVYFVFVFPMNRWKERAAARAGVAEAASEEPKLPTEQELLVQIRDLLDRQNDKA; encoded by the coding sequence ATGATCAAAGGATTCAAGGAATTCATCCTCCGCGGGAATGTCATCGACCTCGCGGTCGCCGTCGTCATCGGCGCGGCATTCACGGCCATCGTCAATGCGATGGTGCAGGGGCTCATCAATCCCCTGATCGGATTCCTGTTCCAGGTCGGCGACCTGAGCGATCTGAATCTCACGGTGAACACGATCTTCGGCGGCACGTCGACGTTCGAATTCGGCAACATCCTCGTCGCCATCATCAACTTCCTCGCGGTCGCAGCGATCGTCTACTTCGTCTTCGTCTTCCCGATGAACCGGTGGAAGGAGCGCGCCGCCGCCCGTGCGGGCGTCGCCGAAGCGGCATCCGAGGAGCCGAAGCTGCCGACGGAGCAGGAACTGCTCGTGCAGATCCGCGACCTCCTGGACCGCCAGAACGACAAGGCGTGA